The Theropithecus gelada isolate Dixy chromosome 3, Tgel_1.0, whole genome shotgun sequence genomic sequence aagaggagagggaaactGCGGACAGGCCTGGCATTCAGTGGCCAGGGGGTGCAGTGTTCCCTGAGGAATAGCTTGGCATGAGGCCCTGGGGAGGGCTGCAGGCCGGCGCACCCCCCCATGCCAGATGGTCACCGTGGTGTGCATCTTCCAGCTCTTCGACTACATCTCCGAGTGCATCTCTGACTTCCTGGACAAGCATCAGATGAAGCACAAGAAGCTGCCCCTGGGCTTCACCTTCTCCTTTCCTGTGAGGCATGAAGACATCGATAAGGTGGGCCAGGTGGAGGGACAGAAGGCAGATGAGGGGAGGCATAGGCGCCCCAGATGAACTCTGCCTTCAAATGCAGCCCCCATACCCTGTGCTCAGAAGGGAGATCTGGATTCAAATTGTGGCCATGTCACCTGCCACCTCTAATGCTGTGGAAAAGAAGCATCACATTAGCTAATTCTGGCTCTGCACCCTGTGAGGCACCAGCTGTGATCACCCCACTACAGTGGAAAGAGCAGCTGGTAGTGGAGTGGGGCTCAAACTCAGGCAGCCAGGCTCCGGGTCACCTGCAGGCCACGGTCATGTCACAATGCCTCTAGCTGAGTCAGAAATGTGAAGGAACTGAGATTCTACCCTCCCTGCAAGCTAGCAAGGTGGCCTGCCAGTTACatctgtgcatgcacacacacacagtcatctATGCACGCACATAAAACATGAGACCTTTGGGTCAGGGAGAAAGCCAGTTCCTCACTCACAGCAGAAGCATCAGCCAGAGCAACATCTTATGTGGTTTTCCAAGCCCCAGTCCctacagagacacagagagggacAGGTGGCACCTGTGCATGCAGTGGGGTGCCTTGCAGGAAGGAAATCCTGATTTTACACCGAGCTGCTTCCTGCAGGCCCTGCCTTGACTCTGGGATGACGTCTCAGAGCTGTGCAGTACAACATTCTTAAATTGGCTGGGACTCAGCCCTGCAGAAATATGAGATATTCAAGGAGAATCGTTCCCAACACCTCTCAAAGCTATGGGGCtgctctgagcctgtttcctcagctgtaaagtAGGGTGCATACGCTTGTGGCCCTAGGCAGGAGGTAGTGACATGCCCTAGCACCCTGCCTCTAACATATGTCAAGCAGCCATGaggcctccctctccccacaggGCATCCTTCTCAACTGGACCAAGGGCTTCAAGGCCTCAGGAGCAGAAGGGAACAATGTCGTGGGGCTTCTGCGAGACGCCATCAAACGGAGAGGGGTGAGGGGGCACCTGTGACTGCCAGGGGGGCTGCCCTGGGCCACCCACCCCAGCACTGCCTGCCTTTCTCCTTGGCTCCCAGCACTGCAGCCTCTGTGCTTCTTGGCAGGACTTCGAAATGGATGTGGTGGCAATGGTGAATGACACGGTGGCCACGATGATCTCCTGCTACTACGAAGACCATCAGTGCGAGGTCGGCATGATTGTGGGTAAGGGCTCCTTGCACCCCTGCCCCTTCCAGACTGCCGAGTCGCCCTGGGTACAACAGGCTTTACGGGGCCCTGTGGGGTGAGGACCAAAGTACTTAACAACCGGTGACGTCAGAGCCGAGCCTGGCGCTGGAGCCTGGGTGGTCTTGGGGTATCAAAATGGAAGCACTGTGTACAGTAGGAAGCATTTCAACGCCGTGATGCCACATGTATGCCAGCTGCACATCCACCTCGCCCATCAGGATTATAATTAAAACACTTTATTTGGTAAATTGACCAACTGGACAGATTTGTCCAGGTGGAAGAGGATAAGCAAAAGTGGTGCCATTCCTACCCGAATGATCTTTCCACCGGCCTGCCTctgtccctgcccccacccaaagTGAAGGCAGGTACCAGGAAAGGGAGCAGCAGCCCGCCCCTCCCAGCAGAGGGGTCTTCCACACCAACTCAGACCTTTCTCAGAAGTTCCAGAGGTCATTATAACGAGCCTTCACTGAGGAGCAATCCAATCAGATCAGGTATCTGCTGTGCGCATGGGCGTGTGGTTCTATAATTCTCTTCCACTCTCACCTTTCAGAAGGAACATTGTCTTTAAATCCAGCATCTAAATGTGAGCCCCAGCCATCCCTGCTGTGATCCCCCCAGCCCTTTCCACCCTCTCCTCCGGAGCTGCCTGGGGCTCCCCAAGACACTTCCATATGAATTCCCACCAAGCCAAGCTGCAGCTGCTCGGCCCAGGCATAACCCCTCCTGGGGCAGAGGTGGCAAGGAGTGACCCACGGCTCACATCTGCCCCACATACACTCTTGACTCTGCTCAGTGTTTAAAAACATGCTTATACCAATTACCAAGATCTGAAAATTAGGAGAATTCACATCAAAGTCTGGATTTCTGTTTGTTCATAAAAAACTAGAAGgcggccaggcaaggtggctcacgctggtaatcccaacactttgggaggctaaagtaggcgggtcatttgaggtcaggagttgaagaccaaaattagctgggtgtgatggcacatgcctgtaatcccaggtactcaggagactgaggcaggagaattgcttgaaccctggaggcagaggttgcagtgagccaagatcacgccactgcactccagcctgggcgatggagtgagtgagactccggctccaaataaataaataaataaataaaaactggaaggcTAGGCATCAATGAGCCCTGATTCCTATGTGGCAGCTTGACTGACCAACATTTGAGTTGCTGTCCCTGACAGCTTTAGGGGTGTGCAGCCCACACAGTCATGCTAGCTTGAGGCTCTGCTGTCACCAGTGTGAAACTATTAATAACTTGTGAACAAAAGACTCCATGTTGTCACTCTGCACAGGAGCCAGCAAATTACAAAATTCCACATCCGGTCTTGTCTACAGGAGCCTCTGGACTGCTCCCAAGGGCCCACACCATGCCTTACTTTGGGCTGCCATGCAAACATGGCTCATGACAGAGAAGCTCAAACATGTGCATGGGCAGTGCCAGAAAACAAGGGTGGTgcatagacaaaataaaatgataacgTACCACAACCATTTCTTTGATACACACTGTTTCTCTCAATCCTCCCAACCACCTAGGTAACAGGCAGGGAAGGTGTTACTGTTGCCTGTTAGGAAAGAGGACAGTCCAGAAAGCTGTCTCTAGCCACTGAAGCAACCCAGGTCTTCCAACCCCAGGCAGACCCGCCTTTCCATTGTTCCAGGCAAAGCAGAGACAGGCATGGGGGAGTGGGAGAGGCGGGGCTCCTATGGGCAGGAACCAGGCCATACTCCAGGGCAGTGCAGCTCTTGCTGACAGTCCCCCCGACCTCCACCCCAGGCACAGGCTGCAACGCCTGCTACATGGAGGAGATGCAGAATGTGGAGCTGGTGGAGGGGGACGAGGGCCGCATGTGCGTCAACACCGAATGGGGCGCCTTCGGGGACTCGGGCGAGCTGGACGAGTTCCTGCTGGAGTATGACCGCCTGGTGGACGAGAGCTCTGCAAACCCCGGTCAGCAGCTGTAAGGATGCCCCCCTCCCCCACAGCCCAGGCCCTGGGCCGCTCTGGTGCAGCGGCAGATGGGAGCCGGGCCACTGCTGATAATGGGCTTGTTTTTAAACAACTCTGGGGAAAAGCAAACTGACAATCCTTTCGTAAGCTCCATCCCTTCTGCTCAGTCATGACCTGCCCCTGTGAGAGATGAAAGGTTAGTCCCAGTTGTGATTTGATAAGCCCAGACCTTTCTCCTTCTGACAGGTGATTGTGCATGTAGAGGAGGCTCTGAGACGCCCCCAGTAAGGTTTCTGGGTTTAACCCAACATTCCCCAAAGTATGTATTTGGCCACATTCACAGAAAGAATATTAGTCTTTTGTGGAATGCTGCGGGTTGGCAGTCACAGCTTGGAAACCAACCCAGAGAGAGCTCATCATTAACCATGGCTATCACTTGTTAACCACCTACTGCGCCAGGCCtatgctaattattttattagcGTCCTCTCTGCCGCTCGCAGGCCTCTATTATTATAGGTCAGtagtattccatttatttaaattaaatacagaaGGTCATAGATTAAGCAAGAAAGTGCCAGCAACATGGTGCGTGCCTCCGACTGGGCACTAACCCTCCAAACCTTAGTTTCCCCAACCATAAACGGCCGATGAACAGCAGCTCCGGATGCAGCTAAAGGACTGAAGCTCTAGGTCCCGTGCTCGGCGCAGGGCCTCCTGCAAGGAAGGTTTCGGAGGGACTGGATGGGGTCTTTGAACTATCTGTCTGTCCCTTCACTGAAGTGGGCCCAGGGGCAGGCCAAACTTGGTCCCGTGATTGAGTTGGATGTGCACGTTCCTAATCCCTGACGTTTCTAAACTCTGGTTCATTAACGAGGGAAAGACGGGAACCGGATGGGGGAGTGGGGATCACAGTGCCCCACGTGGCCGCCTGGTGACCTCAATGGGGAAAAGTGGCGCCGGTTCCCGGCTTCCACCTGCACGAGGGGCCCTCCCTCGTGCCTGATGATGTAATGGAGCTGCCCTGTGTCCAGGTATGAGAAGCTCATAGGTGGCAAGTACATGGGTGAGCTGGTGCGGCTCGTGCTGCTCAGGCTCGTGGACGAAAACCTGCTCTTCCACGGGGAGGCCTCCGAGCTGCTGCGCACACGCGGAGCCTTCGAGACACGCTTCGTGTCGCAGGTGGAGAGGTGTGCGGAGGAGAAGGGCAGGTGCaaagggcaggggctggggacgTCCAGTCCGGGCACTGCAGACTTGGTCTCAGGGAGAGACTGAGTCCCAGGCCCGTGGCGCAGGGACAGGAAACTAGGGCCTGGGGCCGGATTCCGGGCGTGGGCGGGGCCTGGGGCGGGGCACGGAGGCGGGGCGGGAGTGGGCGGGGCACAGGGGGCGGGGCGGGAGTGGGCGGGGCCCGAGGCGGGGCGCTGGAGGCGAGGGCGGGGCTCTGGAGGCGAGGGCGGGACAGGGACCGGTCCCGGGTAGGAGGTGGGGTCCGGACGGGGATGCCAGGAGCAGGGATGGGGGCGAGCCCGCGTCCGGGCAGTGTCCCCATCCGTGAGTCCCCTCGGTGCTCCCTGCCCGCCGTGGCGGTGCTCTCTGGATCCTGCTGTGGCCTCACTTCCCTGGCGGAGACCCTGGGCTTAGTTAGAGGGAGCAGTACTAACCAGGTTACTGCTGGTCCCTAGCGGAAACGCTTTGACTGGTTGAGGTGAGCAGGATCGCCCCATTTCTCCAGAGGGGCCCCGGCTCAGCCAGGGAAAGAGGCCGCCGCTGGGTGGACGGCTGGCAGGGGCCCCTCCCTGGAGGAGAGGCCGCCGCTGGAGGGGGATGGATTGTCGGAGCCACCCTCAGCGACCGCCCTACCTCCTCCCGCCCCGCAGCGACACGGGCGACCGCAAGCAGATCTACAACATCCTGAGCACGCTGGGGCTACGACCCTCGGCCACTGACTGCGACATCGTGCGCCGCGCCTGCGAGAGCGTGTCTACGCGTGCTGCACACATGTGCTCGGCGGGGCTGGCGGGCGTCATCAACCGCATGCGCGAGAGCCGCAGCGAGGACGTAATGCGTATCACTGTGGGCGTGGATGGCTCCGTGTACAAGCTGCACCCCAGGTGAGCCCGCTGCGCCCTCTCCCTGGTAAAGTGGGGCCCAAAAAGCGAGTGCTCCATGGTTCCTTGTGGCTCCCAAGCTCCAAGATTTTGTGTAATCCTCTTCTCGTCCCCCTTGGCCTAGATTTGGGGGAAGGGTCGACTTCGTGCAGGATGCCCGGTAATGAATGTGGAGgatgggctgggaggagggacgGCAGCCCTGCTTCTCTTCTGCCCAGCTTCAAGGAGCGGTTCCACGCTAGCGTGCGCAGGCTGACGCCCAGCTGCGAGATCACCTTCATCGAGTCggaggagggcagtggccggGGCGCGGCCCTGGTCTCGGCGGTGGCCTGTAAGAAGGCCTGCATGCTGGGCCAGTGAGAGCAGTGACCGCCAGCACAGGGAGGATGCCACAGCCCCACAGCACCCAGGCTCCACGGGGAAGTGCTCCCCACACGTGCTCGCAACCTGGCGGGGCAGGAGACCTGGCCTTGTCAGGACCTGGGCTGCCTGCCATCCCGCTGGGGAACCCAGCGGGCCTTTTCCCTCAGTCATTCGGTGGGACAGCCCCAGGGCCCTAACTGGGGTGCAGCAGGAGCAGGGACAGAGACTCTGGAAGCCCCCACCTTTCTCACTGGAATCAACTTCCTAGAAGGGAGTTGCTCACTCAGGACTTTGTTGCATTTCCACACTGTCAGAGCTGTTGGCCTCGCCTGGGCCCAGGCTCTGGGAAGGGGGCGCCCTCTGGATCCTGCTGTGGCCTCTCTTCCCTGGGAACTCATCCTGTGTGGGGAGGCAGCTCCAACAGCTTGACCAGACCTACACCTGGGCCAAAAGGGCAGCCAGGGGCTGCTCATCACCCAGTCCTGGCCATTTTCTTGCTTGAGGCTCAAGAGGCCCAGGGAGCAATGGGAGAGGGCTCCGTGGAGGAGGTGTCCCAAGCTGCGAATACCCCCAGAGACCTTTTCTCTCCTGTACCCCCATCCCTGAGTGACTTGTGATTCTGGGATGGACCCTCACAGCAGGTGCAAGAGACAGAGCCCCCAAGCCCCTGCCCCAAGGGGCCCACAAAGGGGAG encodes the following:
- the GCK gene encoding glucokinase isoform X3, which produces MLDDRARMEAAKKEKVEQILAEFQLQEEDLKKVMRRMQKEMDRGLRLETHEEASVKMLPTYVRSTPEGSEVGDFLSLDLGGTNFRVMLVKVGEGEEGQWSVKTKHQMYSIPEDAMTGTAEMLFDYISECISDFLDKHQMKHKKLPLGFTFSFPVRHEDIDKGILLNWTKGFKASGAEGNNVVGLLRDAIKRRGDFEMDVVAMVNDTVATMISCYYEDHQCEVGMIVGTGCNACYMEEMQNVELVEGDEGRMCVNTEWGAFGDSGELDEFLLEYDRLVDESSANPGQQLYEKLIGGKYMGELVRLVLLRLVDENLLFHGEASELLRTRGAFETRFVSQVESDTGDRKQIYNILSTLGLRPSATDCDIVRRACESVSTRAAHMCSAGLAGVINRMRESRSEDVMRITVGVDGSVYKLHPSFKERFHASVRRLTPSCEITFIESEEGSGRGAALVSAVA
- the GCK gene encoding glucokinase isoform X2; this encodes MLDDRARMEAAKKEKVEQILAEFQLQEEDLKKVMRRMQKEMDRGLRLETHEEASVKMLPTYVRSTPEGSEVGDFLSLDLGGTNFRVMLVKVGEGEEGQWSVKTKHQMYSIPEDAMTGTAEMLFDYISECISDFLDKHQMKHKKLPLGFTFSFPVRHEDIDKGILLNWTKGFKASGAEGNNVVGLLRDAIKRRGDFEMDVVAMVNDTVATMISCYYEDHQCEVGMIVGTGCNACYMEEMQNVELVEGDEGRMCVNTEWGAFGDSGELDEFLLEYDRLVDESSANPGQQLYEKLIGGKYMGELVRLVLLRLVDENLLFHGEASELLRTRGAFETRFVSQVESDTGDRKQIYNILSTLGLRPSATDCDIVRRACESVSTRAAHMCSAGLAGVINRMRESRSEDVMRITVGVDGSVYKLHPSFKERFHASVRRLTPSCEITFIESEEGSGRGAALVSAVACKKACMLGQ
- the GCK gene encoding glucokinase isoform X1, whose amino-acid sequence is MAMDATRSQAQTALTLVEQILAEFQLQEEDLKKVMRRMQKEMDRGLRLETHEEASVKMLPTYVRSTPEGSEVGDFLSLDLGGTNFRVMLVKVGEGEEGQWSVKTKHQMYSIPEDAMTGTAEMLFDYISECISDFLDKHQMKHKKLPLGFTFSFPVRHEDIDKGILLNWTKGFKASGAEGNNVVGLLRDAIKRRGDFEMDVVAMVNDTVATMISCYYEDHQCEVGMIVGTGCNACYMEEMQNVELVEGDEGRMCVNTEWGAFGDSGELDEFLLEYDRLVDESSANPGQQLYEKLIGGKYMGELVRLVLLRLVDENLLFHGEASELLRTRGAFETRFVSQVESDTGDRKQIYNILSTLGLRPSATDCDIVRRACESVSTRAAHMCSAGLAGVINRMRESRSEDVMRITVGVDGSVYKLHPSFKERFHASVRRLTPSCEITFIESEEGSGRGAALVSAVACKKACMLGQ
- the GCK gene encoding glucokinase isoform X4, with translation MPGAGMGASPRPGSVPIRDDTGDRKQIYNILSTLGLRPSATDCDIVRRACESVSTRAAHMCSAGLAGVINRMRESRSEDVMRITVGVDGSVYKLHPSFKERFHASVRRLTPSCEITFIESEEGSGRGAALVSAVACKKACMLGQ
- the GCK gene encoding glucokinase isoform X5, which produces MCSAGLAGVINRMRESRSEDVMRITVGVDGSVYKLHPSFKERFHASVRRLTPSCEITFIESEEGSGRGAALVSAVACKKACMLGQ